In Ananas comosus cultivar F153 linkage group 7, ASM154086v1, whole genome shotgun sequence, the sequence taaaaaaaattaaactttgaagttgagtagataattcaaaatatgaaattaaatttgatttattcaaattcaaacttaaatacaatttaaattttaatttgaattcataaatttaatttaagtttgaaataatttgaataaaacttatataaattaaaatttaattaaattcaaattcatagttagattcgaaatacttaattaaattttaattttaatttaagttcaaattaaaattaaaattaatatttaatttttaattttaactcatattttaattaaaaaagttgaaaaaaacaaatttaaccaaataaatatccattcgtCCGATTCACTTTCAATCGACTCCTAgaccggattgaaaaaaaggtgattgggggattcccattccatcgggaatcagaatcggaatcggaatcggactCCGCGTACCAAATACAACACAAACGATTCAACCATtcccgattccgattcagggtTAAAAAGAAGCGAGCCAACACGCCCcactagaatacttttaaaacaGCCAAAGGGATAGTGTTTGAGTTTTAACattgatggagagatgtaggcatgagatgatggtggtagggtgatgtaggtggaatagtatttgatccaagggtattagtaattaaggagtaatctaagggctagaaacttagaagcacagaggattggtgcttctaaagtattctagctcaatttatatatatattttatatatatatatatataatatatatatatatatataagagagagagagagagagagagagagagagagagaagtgagaagagagagagagaataggctactatactcttatgagtattgggccttcgtactcataagttgttttcaataatggagcttccgaatcgacaatcactccgttaaatatgatctaagtaTTTAAACTTGTAGAAAATAATTTcgtaattttcaaaatcataataaaccCATTAAgagggtataaaatgaacggtcaaaatcgaacaacgtcctaaaatggatgattggatcaTCAATTTAAGATCGCAGTTATTGGTCTTTATCTAGgttgtgaatagaattttctatcaaaaatttaacctattccaatttttttgcaccgttaaactagcaagtattccataccgatcgtaaaaattatcaatttgtgAGATTgatgtaaggtaaatgatgtcgaaaaatttaaAACTGATTCTAGAactttaaatgctctagaaatgtTTACGGTATGgaattgtcgattcggaagcctcTTCATCCgtaaacgacttatgagtacgagaacgatcgtactcataaaagtataatagccggactattatatattataattatatatatatatataatatagaatgtgcgattaggatgatagtgttCCCGATTAATTAATAGTGGTCCCtaaggttgagtaggtggttgttTACTAGTATAGACTATACGGATGAAATGATCAAGGATAGAATCTAAGGTAGAAAACTAATACTACAAAGCTTGGCTATTTtatccgatagtatagtagccggactctatatatatatatatagaattaggctggaatactattaatagtaaaacgttttttttgctatcaaatttttaacccttggatgaaaaattatacggtcaggatgatattagtcagttagagttgagtggtccccctagggttgagtggtccccactaggttatagtatttaatccaatgattagaaataatgaaaagagttgatccaaaggctaaaaaactgatagcaactaatagtagcccagtccaactatatatatatatatatatatatatatttgagctttatgcttttaaaagcaccaaattaTTAGTGCGTGTAGATTTTCAATAGATTTTCAGCTTTTAAATAAAGGATCGTAGGGTTAAGATAATAATAGTTCCCTAAAATTGAGTGGATGATTGATGGAATAGCATAAGGAATAGACCTAACGGTGTAAAACTTACCAGCATCAAATACTTAAACGCCTTTAAAAGAAACagagccagactatatatagagagagagtccggctagtatactcttatgagtacgatagtcttcgtactcataagtcgttctCGCTGATATCTGAATCGACGAACCCAAATACTAGTCTCtcaaaccaaacaccaacaTAGGGATCGACCATTCCAATTTCCATTCGAGCCTAAAATCCTTCAAATCAAACACGAGTTCAAATCGCTTTCGCTAACAAACCAGTTCTCCAGTTAATTACTCTCAGAGATTTGCGAGCCTGAATCATGCTTACCAGTAGAGTAAATGATGCAGTTTCTCTTCATAGATAACACAGTACAAGACAAGTTTCTAATCCCTgaagtatataatttagatcaaattaaTCATGTCATATGTACTACCAAAAGAAGCATCTTGAATGTAATTCCATAAGCAAAATACGGGCAGCGCGAAAAAACGACTGCCATTTTGTTACATACAAATGAATTAGCTCCCATAGATGAGTTCTACAGAACAAAATTGCACATTTCCACCTacagaaccaaaaaaaaaaagggcgaaGCGAAAAGAACAACATTAAAACAACAATGATAATGTGCCATCTCACTTCAGTAAGTGCTGAAATAAATCTTGGAAGCCATTCATATGATATGAGGGCATATATCCACAAATGATACAGTTTTTTAAGTTACGGCGATACCACAGATaaacaaatgaaaacatgaatttaaacaaaaaacaaaaaaggaaaagggaaagggaggagggagggggcGCATGGTACCTACTCGACAAAAGCCTGCTGTGTTCATCCTGCGGCTTTGGCCGCAACCACGGCTTCCAATCGTCTCCACGCAAGTTCTCGCTGCTCCTCGACTTCCTTGGCCTTGGCTTCTTTCTCGAGGAACTGCCTCTGGCACTCCTCGAACAACTCGCTGTCCATGTCGAGGAACATCTTGCGGACGTTTGCTGTTAGGCCGTGAACGGCTTGGTTCCAATGGCTCCGGATGTTCTTCTCGAGGGCTTCGAATATGATGGGGAATATGACGCTACGGTTTTGGGCTATTAGGCTCACGATGTGGTCGTTGTTCCATAGGAACAAGGCCCGTTCGGCAACCTTGGAAAAAATGTACGAgacaagtaaaaaaaaggttatcTTAGAAAACAGAACAATGATGACAAATGATTGGTTGAGGAAAACACCAGCACAAGATCCAGTTTAACAGAAAGGGATGCAAAATAAAGAACCATCACGTGCTATCCAACAAGATGTCCAAAGTAGGGAGTGAACTTACCGTGATGAAAATATAAGAACTGAAAAGATTGACGGGCACTGAGACATGCAacaaatatgaaagttgaagTTTCATTTCAACTCtaaattgtactttatttttgGAGTTATTAAAGTTCGACTTTGTATTTTACACTAATTTGATTTGTTACAAATTCAGTAAGTTTCCAACAGATTACCATCCAATGGTAGGCAGTGGTTTGATCATATAATAATAGCTGTGAAGTTTCGGAACAGGGAACACACTATTTCTAAGGTTTTGGGGGGtttttcttccatttttttCAGTTTCTTTCATGCACAAGACAACATCATGGCGATAATGATTTTAAAAGCACCAGCACTGTAACATGTTATGCAAAACCTTTACTGATGTTTCTGGCATTCTATGAAAAAAAGCGACAACTACATGTAACTGAAAAtgttttttaaattcaatattacaATGATTGGCAAGGATAATTTACCAGCTAATGAAAAGGCCGAAATTATTAAACTTTGAGAAGAACAGCTAtgccattatattttttttctttttcgaaaGAAGACTTGCCATTATTTCATTGTCCACTGTATTCCATTTGACTGCAAATTCATATTTGGAATGTCACTGAAACCATGGCTCTAACAAAGATTAATAATGCCACTACACACTAAAGATGCGGCAGTTGCAATCCATTTTCTCTTAAAAGAATTTTAACGAAACAAAAAAGGGGAATACTGACGTTCTAAAAGCTAACTAATAAGGCACCAATGGTGTGTAAACtaacaaaaagaataaatagcTAGAGGCCAACAGGTAAGCAACACACTGAACATATATAGGCATAGTAAGGTAAAAATCAAAGCCTGCAGGCTCCAGTGTACAGTGAAAGTATAATTGCACATTATTAGATTACATTTTGCAAGAATTATGAATGTCCTAAATATACATCAGTGACTGAAGGACACGATGCAGTGGTTTGTTTCTGATGAAAACTACATGATAAAAGTCAATGGTGCCCTCTTGCATGAGGTCTATCCTACACGTTTTGTCCCACCAAAGATCCTCAAGAAATCTTGAGAGGCTTTGATCTTTAATCATGAAATTGGATAGGTCTAACATAAGCCTTCCTGAGCATTTGAGCATGGTTTAGAAGGTATTTACGTTAacttattgaaagtatttgcgAGGAACAAAACACATACAAGTTAACCTGCCTTATCTGACAAAACGTCCACTCAAAAAACGCCACTTACATAACTGATAACAATATGACGTAATTTTTTCCTAAAGTTATGAATCCTTTAGATAGACCAAAAAACAATTCTTACTATCTTTAATAATCATAATAGTGCTGAATACAGACAATATGTAAAAAACACACACTACAAGATGACCAACCTATACAGCAGACAAGAGGTGGCCCAAGTTTCAAAATACGCACTACAAGACGACCAACCTATACAATGGACAAGAGAAGGCCTCAAAAGTAAGGATTCATGCTTCAGCGTGCTCTATACCTAGCCAATCATTCATTATAATGCACGGACTACATTAGTGCCACTGTCAGAGCCGATATGTACTCACCAGGGAAGGTGCATCACATGCATATAGATTTGCCTTACGTACATTGTGACTAGCGGAAGCCAATCAGGTAATCAAGTTTAATTAACACGTCTCTGAATAACAGCCCTTCCTCTGTAAAATGAGTTGATGGTCTTTTGCAAGTCTAGAAAGCTGGATTAACTGACAGAGTGGACCGTCAACCAGAACTTTTATTGAATCAGCCTAATATTTAAAACTCTCTTAAGAATTACATTTTCATGAGGGAACTAAACTTGTGTCCGTTGACTGTTGTTCTAAGAGATATATTGTGTAACGTTAAATATTGTTGTAGGGATCTTTCCTTCCCTTCCTTACCCCTGTCATAACCATGATCACCAATGCCTGTTGGAAAACAATTTTTCTATGACAAGAGGAAGTCATCCGAAACTGTTGGGCTCCTCTCCGGCTTAGGGAAGACATTACTAATAGGAGAATCCAACAGGATAACTGTTGAAGTGCCAATCACCATGCCACTCTCCTCTGTAAGGAAGAGCCCATCAAAAACACTAGTGGTGTATACTTACTCATATGTGGGTTCAGGTTTCTTCTACATCCAACAATCCCAAAACTACACAACTACATAAAGGTCCAAAATAGGATTTATTAATATCAAAAAGCTAAAGTTCAAAGAGCAATTACCCAACAATAAGGATCTAAGAAAATAAAACCGCAGATACTGTGCAGAAATACTGACACTTCCATGCACTAAAGGGTGTGATACATATCTCAAAAAGTGGGAAGTGTGCATgtttttttgacaaaataacGAAAACATTGAATAATTCAGTAGCTTGTACAACATATAAACAACTAGACTAAGAAGATCTTACAAATCATCTCTTTATAGTTCAACAAATCAATTTTCCACTCGACAGTTCAAACTATTGCTAACAATATATGAAATGATTAAGCTAAAAATTTATACAGAATAACATAGAAAACACACTTATGTTAAGATAACATATAACAGTCTTGCATGGATGACTCTTTAAATATGATCATGCAAAACGAGCCTGTCATAAGTAGTGATTTGAATATTGAACTATGGACACCAAATTTGCACTTGGTCTCCATTGGGCCTAGGGCATAAGAGCACCTAGCAACTGGCTGCATAACCTAAAGCCGAAAGTGATACCATATGGTAGTTGATAACTTTTTATTCTTTGTCACACACCAATTTTGCAATTCATTTCGAGAAGAACTGAAAAATGAGGAAACAAGGCCATCTTTACGTGTTGCTACCTTCTCTAACAAATTCTCATGATGATGTTCATGGCATTCCCCTCAATCTATCACAAATTCCTTAAAGAGCAAACAGATCAATCTTGTCAGTCCATTGCAATATGCCGATCCTTCATAGCCACATGCATGACATTCCGTCAACTTAATAACGGCAACAAGTACAACAAAAGTCTATGTTTTCACATTTTGAAGTATCTATCCTACAAAACGATATCCTAGTAGAAGCTTCCTAGAGATCATAACTTTGCCTCAAATGAAAATTATTGAATCATTAGATTCAAGAAGATCTCCTTTTTGccccaaaaattatgaaaatagaGACCTATATGTCTCCatctaattttactattttcttttccatCCTCTAAACGACCTTACAGCTATCAGCATtgtaatcaattaattttcccTCCTAAAACCAGCAAGATATTTGATAAAGATTGTCACTTCAACCTTCCCATACTCTCTCCCAGATCATCCTCTATAATGTATTCTTAGTCTCAGATCTTAAATTTGAAGCTCTTAATTCTCATAGAACTTGCGTTATTCCGCTACAAATTCAAAGCAGCAATTGCAAATTCACGTGCAACAGATCTTAAATCACCTTTATCTTGAAGGGATCTTAAATCACCTTTATCTTGAAGGAATATTTTGTTTGGGTTCACCTCTGTGGAAGTATCATCAATTTTAAGCCGGAAATACTAACACTAGCTAGCTAATAGGAAGGAGATCTTAGACAAACCAAACATGCAAACTTACAACTAAGGTGCTTTAAAGAAAGATTGGGAGGAGAATAAATGCTTCACTCGTATGGAAATAACAAACATTAATTGTACTGGGTACGGTTGGAATTCTATGCATGGTTTAGCAATATGAGGGACATTAAGCTCAAAAAGAAagggttggaaaaaaaaaaaaaaagaaaaaaaagaaaaaaaacagtgtTGTGTCTTCGATTAAATTCTTTAAATAATTCGTTCCCAAAATTTTGCCACCACAAGGAAATTAATGTTTAATTTTGTAATCTtggatttcttttttcctttgtttttgtttttgtttttgtttttgtttttaataaGATAGACTTTGGCTTTTGTGATTTATTTGGACATATAAATGGGGGGTAGTTTTCTTAGTTGTATTAATTTAACTGGTtgtaataaaatagtaaaaaattagtAAGTGGTGTTAATAAGGGGCCCTAATCAACAACTCATTGGAACTggacacacacatatatatatatatgagcccATATAATGCCCAtgaattgttttctttttttttaaattaaaaacaattttgctcctttttggccCATGTTAATTTGGTCCAGCTTGTTTaatccttcttcctcctcctcactgggatttctttttttattggaatgataaataaatttattttattaataataataaatttttttctttacttttttgcAAAATAGGCttgctttttttaataaattatcttctttttttctcaggAGCTGTACGCTTATATCTTGCTTTGTTTCGACAAATTTTAATTGCACTATAATTATTTATAGAGTGTATGGGTAGcgttattgttttatttttagctcattttcttacTTTCTAATAGCGATATTAATAAGACGTAAACTTTTATTAAGAAAAGTGTAggatagataaaaaaattttgctccAATTTTTTACAACAGGATTAATAATTAGGAACCATACCAAGATGTACTAAATATAACAAGTATTTGTATATTAGAATTAACCAAGTTCATTAGGCAAAGCCCTAATCATGGGATGCACTAAGCACATATTACTTGGTACTTACTTTACTCCAATGTAATactctaaaccaactaa encodes:
- the LOC109712754 gene encoding serine/threonine protein phosphatase 2A 57 kDa regulatory subunit B' beta isoform-like, which produces TGSCAGVFLNQSFVIIVLFSKITFFLLVSYIFSKVAERALFLWNNDHIVSLIAQNRSVIFPIIFEALEKNIRSHWNQAVHGLTANVRKMFLDMDSELFEECQRQFLEKEAKAKEVEEQRELAWRRLEAVVAAKAAG